Below is a window of Impatiens glandulifera chromosome 2, dImpGla2.1, whole genome shotgun sequence DNA.
CCTTGCGCCGCTGCTCTTCCAAAGGATCAGGAATCTTCATTATCCTCCGCAACCGCCTGAGTTACATGGAGCTTATGCTTTACtcggaaaaatatataaatcgtTAGGGGGTTCTTAAATGTTCTTAGTCGCACCTATCTTGTGCATGTCTTGCTGGAAAAGTAGGCATGAATTCCTTGGACTTTGGGAGGGGAACTTCACTGAACCATTCATGGTTGAGGGCAGCTTCAGCTGAAATCCTCTGCAAATTTACCATTAGCATAGACAAAGCAAAGGGTTTATTCAAACTGCCAACAACATAGTTGTCAATAGCGCCCGTAGCGCTAGCTATAGCGAATGGTTGTAGCTATAAGGGGCTATAGGCTACGCACTTTCAAATAGCCCCTCTTTTATCGCTATAGCCCATATAGCGCCAAAGCTATTGCCCCTTATAGCGAcgctttttaaaaaatatatataatattaatgatttgACTCTTTGTATCcccaaatttttaaaaaattattttgactcttcctcttctcaatcttttttttccttcttttattttcttattacttTTTTCTCTCAAGgttttttcaattcttttctCTTCTTTCCTCTAATCATATTTCTACTTTTCTCTAGCCTTTTCTTTTCTATTCTTTCCtctaaaagaaaatgatgacaatgaattttagattatgttttgaactttttctagTTTAATAATTGATGGTTTGTGATGTTTTTTAGTTTtgatatttacatgttttttacgCTATATTTTCAAATAGCCCTCGCTACGCTATTCGTTTTACGCTATAGCCATGAAAAGTTTTGGCGCTATTTAGCGCTATACGCTATTGACAACTATGGCCAAgaacatattatataatgaaaACACAGCATGTACTTTCTAAAATTACCTTCTCAGGGTCATAAGTGAGAAGGTTATTCAGCAAATCAAAACCAGCATCAGAGAGAACTGGTGATCCAGTGAAAGATGTAGCTGGAAATTTTTTGCGTAATAGGTTATACCTGCAACAGACACATCAGCAGTTAAAAAACACATTAGATACATGTTTGTAACTGAAACTGTAGCAAATGCAGATAGAAAATCAGACCACAATCGCCCAAAGCTGGAAGACTGGGAACAGTCTCTAAAACAAGATAATGTGAATATCAACATAAAACTATTAATGAAGTCCTTTTTAAGAGATAAATGCTTACTGATGCTTAACAAAGTTCGCCCTCACACCAGGAAACTTAGAGAAGCCGGGCCATATTGTGTCATTAGGCGTACCAAGAGATCTGAAAATCTGCAGATATAACCGaccaataaaattatacaatatatcAATTTAGACAGAATTTGGTCAACTGCATAAAGAGCAAACAGTATATTTCTGTGATGCCAAGGTTAGGACTGCCACACCTTGTCAATTTGATCAACTTCAGTTTTCCCATTGAACAACGGCTCTTTTGACAACAGTTCAGCCATAATGCAACCTAATGACCACATGTCAATTGCTGTTGAATACTGTTTTGTTCCCAGTAAAAGTTCAGGTGCTCTGTACATAGATATATACAACAATTAGGCATAATATCAAGTTAAAATGATAAGATGTGCCATATTCTGAAAAAACTACATAGTCTACATAAGTGCCTCACCAGGCAAGCAAGGACTTCATATTATTTACTATCAATAGCCTAGCATTTTAGcaataaaaaagaaagttaCTACAGGAAACTTAAAAACTACACTCACGAAAGAATATAACCATGAATAAACCCAAAAATAAGAACGCACCTTTTACACAGTAGAAGTTAAACAAAGCATACTAAATAACTAGCAAGAAGAACATCACTTGCAATGGTGAAGGAAAGGCATTTAAATAGCAAACTAACATCCTCGCAAATGTCCATGTAATCGTTTACTTCAATTCCTTGTGCTTCGAAATGCACAACCACATAGAATATACCAGTAGgatataaaatacaaaacacTATTGCCAATAAATACAAGATGTTAAACTCACCTATACCACAAGGTTACTACCAGATGTGTATACGGCTTCAATGGGATTCCATACTGACGAGCCAAGCCAAAATCACAGATTTTCAAGTCACCTTTATTGTTTAAAAGCAGATTGGATGTCTTGAGATCACGATGAAGGACCCAATTGTCATGAAGATATTTGACACCCTCTAACAGCTGGAGCATCAGACACTTAACTTCACTTTGGCTATACGGTTGCTTCATCGTCTCCATCAAAGCCTTTAGATCATGTTCCATGTATTCCATTACCATAAAAATACTATCAAGGCTGCTTCCAACCACAACTTCTTTGACATCCACAATCGATGGATGATGAAAAGAAAGTAAAATGTTGATTTCCCTCAGAGAAGTCAAAGGAAAACCTTCCCTTTCTTTTTCCATCTTGACCTTTTTCAGTGCAACAATTTCTCCAGTTTTCTTATCTTTGGCTCTATAAACTACACCATAAGTCCCTTCATCTATCTTATTCAATCTCTCAAATTCATCAACACTTCTACACCCTTGAAGCATATCTACCATTCTTTGTGGTGGGGCATGAGGTTCTGATGTAGGTTTTGAACGCTTCATTTCATCAGACTCAGTGTCCGACTCGCTAGCGCTAATTCCACTTCTCACATGTCCCTCATCTATGTCCATGTAATCGTTTCTATGAAAGTCAGAGTCAGGGTGATCATCATCTCTACCAAAAGATCTGACATGGTATCTTCTTTCAACGGATCCAGATGGTCTTGTTTTATCTACTTCAGAACCTACCTCAAACTCCCGGAGCTCAGGGGTCAATGATTTCCGATGACTATTTAATGTAACAGACTCCAGAAATTGCATCTTCCTCCTCGCACACATTTCCTCTtgcaaaatttcaatttcatccGCTGGGGAAGCTGGGGAATTGGCATCCCCTGCCCATCGGGAGGCGGATATATTCCTGGTTGGAACATAATCATCCTCCTCCAGTGGTTTTGATATGTAGTTGCCCAGACGCTGCTCCTGAACTGGAGAAGATGGGAAGTTCAATGGAGACATGGAGGCAGCAGTGGCTCGTGATTCTAGTAGCTCTACTGATTGTGGGTTGTCAGACAGATAACCTGAATTAGTTGTCTCTCTTTTAGGAGAAATATCTACAGCTTTGTCCAGAATATGTTGAGGCGATTGGACAATAGATTCGGGAAGCAGTGAGAACGTAATAATAGCAGGAGGAGGAGGAGCcctactcttcttcttcaatggattgAGTACCTCCTTGTCATCTATATCCCAGACAATGGGAGAAAACTTCCTTTTGTTAGTCCTCCCCACAGGCAGAGGCGGCTTACTCCGGTGGTTCTCTCTCTTTGGAGGTTCCTTGGTTTTAACCTGCTGCGATTCTGAATTAGTAGTAGTAGCCTCATCAGAACCACTTTCACTAGACAATTCACCAGGTTCTCGATCCAACACTCCTACTACAGGGTGGCCGTCTTGCCTACTAGAATCGCCACCACCTCCATtgctgttgctgctgctgctacTTCTATGTCCACCGGAGTCGCTCCTGCTTGATGAGGAGCGATACCCTTGGTGCCTCTCTTTAATATCCTTCTGCCTAACAACCCCATCTTCCATCTTCCTCTTTGGAGCCCGACCATTAATGTATCCGCGTTGACTATGTCTACTCCCATCGTACTCACTACTTGTTGAAAGAGAAAAATCCCGCTTCCTGACAGGAAAATCGGATTCTCGCTCCTTGAATTGGTCATCTCGATAGCTTCCGTATCTTCCAGCCGCCATAAATAGAGACCCTAACACTACACTCCTGTGAAAGAGAAGTCTGCCGCTTGCTTAGCTGATTTagaaacctaataaaaaaagaatgacAATAGCTCACGAAATGAATCGTAGAGCTGAAagaattctaaaaaataaaacccAAGATCTGGGAACAAAAGATgtggtaaaataaataaataaataatgaagcGGCCATCAGAAGAAGAGCAgataagaagaaaagaagacaAACCCTCAACCGGTAACCCCTCAATAGATGTTGCGGCTCCAAAACCTCGATGAGTAAGAAGGGGGAGTTTGGACGCAGCTCAGAGCCTCAGATAGAAAGCAGTGCTCAGAAGAAGAAGTCCAACAACCGCAACAACAACACCAACAACAATAACGTGGAACCAATTTATAGTTTACccaatcttttaaataattttttctattctAACCACCTTTTCATTCAATTTCCTAAATTATTGACGTTTTTCTCcctctaaattattaattatctttttaattacctatttttaagggaaatttgaagaaatgacCTAAAAAATAGGGTTATTTGTGGTCACTTGATAACTTTATTTGCTCTAGTggttacttttattttttggacgaaattaccctcTTCGCGTAACTtcgaatattttttatataaatatttaatttttttcatttcgtcattttatttctctctcttctctcttttctcGGCGACGGCACTACGGCAGCGAAACCACGGCGAAACTCTAAACCTAAACGAACACATTATACTGATCGACGACAAAAACACATTCTAATATCAGGTGAttgaatcaatttattttttattttcattatattcatCTTCAAACTTAAACCATTAGATTTTCTTAttattcatcttattgttcatcgtGCTTGTTCATCTTGTCGATGATGAAGTTGTTGATGCTCTAATTCGGTTCCGTTGCAGGGAAGATTCATTTGATTCTCGCGACTTCATGTTTCGCGAAGAGCTTCACGTTTTGCAAAGGgtttcacgtttcgcgaaggtcCATCGTGTTACGCGAAGCGGCACGGTCGGCACGCAAAACGACACGGTCGGTACGCGAAGCGACACGGTCATCACGCGAAGGGCTTCGCATTTCGTGTGACGcgaagcacttagcgaaacgcgaatcacttagcgaaacgcgaagtacttcgcgaaacgtgaagcgATAagtgaatcttccctgaaacgaaACTCATATCGACGAGATTATCTACAAATGTCATCATCGACAATATGAACAACGATAGTAAAaccaatattaaccaatatgaataaaaagaacAGCTTAAATcgattttgaagaaaaatataaatttatttagggttttcaaatgaagataaatcgatttagagttagggttttcaaatgaagataaatcgatttagggttagggtttgaaatgaagataaatcgATTTAGAGTTAGAGTTTTCTTATCTGTATGATGTGTTCCCCGCCGCCGTAGTAGTCGCCGACGTCACCGTTAAAGAGAGAACAAGAGTatagagagaagagagagaaaggaaatgaaaaaatctGAGTATTTATACAAAACCCAaattcacttcgcgaaacgtgaaatcattcgcgttacgcgaaaagggtaatttcgtcctaaaaaaattaaagtgacCACCAGAGCAAATTAAGTTATCAAGTGACCATGATGTCAAATACCCCAATCTTTAgagtcatttcgtcaaatttcccatcTTCCACACTAAATccactaattactttattttataaatataaatatatataactaaaattaataatatatattaaataaaatacattacataaatattaaaatataatatatatatatataaaccgtTGAACCAACATGTAGCGACTTGCCTAGATATCGTATTTCCCACTCCGTCCGTCGATCAAACCAAAAATTCTCTTCTCAAAGATCATACGGTGCTTCAATGACAAGATAGGGAGTTTGTAGATTTTTGTGAAAGGAATACTATTATCATGTTATTGCtgaaaagaaaaattgaattcCCATCCACACTATAactataactatatatatatatatatatatatatatatatatatatatatatatatatataaatataacatagaattaaaattaaacattataatttaaataaatattatatactaaaataactcatatattaaattaaaattaaaataacacatatattttatttttacttaattttataaatataatatatataattaaaattaaaccttataaattaaataattcaaataaatattataaactaaaataaaacattatacactaaataaaataaattacataaaattttaatattatatattaaaataaaatatattatattatataaatattaaaataatacatatattacataaatattaaaataataattatattttacgtaaatgtgtaaaatattaaatattttaaagtttatataatttattttattttaaggttttttaaattgattatttttataaatattttaaagtttaggtaatttattttaaagttttatttattttattttattttaggtttatgTTATATACtttagtttagtttataatatttattttaattatttaatttagtatatttagttttaattatatatattatatttataaaattaattacaaataaaatatatgtattattttaatatttatgtaatatatgtgttattttaatatttatataatataatatattttattttaatatataatattaatggttttatgtaatatattttattttagtttataatattattctaaattatttaatttttaatgtttatttttaattatatattatatttataaaattaagtaaaaataatatatatatatatttataaaatagagtaaTTAGTAGAATAATGTGGAAGATGTgtaattaaaaagatatttaatgatttagagagagataGGTAGGTAATTTAGGAAAGTGAAGAGAAAGGTGGatagtttagaaaaaaaatttgaaagatGGATAGAACAAGAATTTGTTCCAACAACTAGTCTTGTCTTTTTTTTTCACCCCACCCAAATATAATGTCAAAATAAACATtggtatataattaaattaaattatactgtatttaatagtttaaaattgaGCCTATATATCTATTTATCCCCTAATCATTCCTTTCCTTTTTAAGTGCAGctgataaatttgtatttatctaactaaattttaatcaattttatttcttcattttaAGAGTCCTCATTAGTTTCtacttctttctcttcctccatATTTTACTCTTTGTTTTTGGACTCCTTTTTTTTCCTGATTTTTTTGCTTCTTGGCCTTTTAGTATCTTCTGCTCTTCTTCTATAGCTTTAACACATTTCGTGCTGGGATGTTGGAAAATATTGTAGAATGCACAATTGTTTagtctccactcataagtgattctCATGATATTAAATTTTCCTTTCATGTCGACCACTATCATATTATTCGGCAATGTGCTACGATGATTCAACTTTATGTTAATTCAAGCAAAGAATCGATGCTCTCCTCCTTCTATTATTGGGTCAATGTATAATAGTTTTCTCAATAACCCTGTAAAATGACTAATGACTTCTGTTTTGTACATGTGTGTATGGATATTCTAAAGCTTGAACCATATTAGTGTTTTGAGTTTACTTAAAATGTTCAAATCTTCATATCATCTTTCTAACTTCGTGCAGTTGAATACAATGTAATCCAATGTAAGTATGCCCATTTTCTATAATTTCATCTAGATTTGACCCATTCTTTAATTGAAGAAAAGATCATAGATATTTGTAGATATCATTTCTAGCCCCTTTTCCTTCCACTGTTTCATTAAGGCTTATTTAGTGATTGTgaatgatactctgttttttccAATATAATTCTCTACCATaatattttctcattcttttatgcatttttcttctacttcattgggtagtttaaattcaaaaggagaattaagTATCTCCGCTTTTATTTTAACATCCCCAAAaagatttttcctttgtagcCATGGTCTTCAGCTTTCTTTCctgcatttttattttatatcttatttgCTTTCCAGGTAGAGTTGATCCTGATTGTATAGGTCTTCGATTTAGGGGTTTTCATCAACTCTCTCATTATAACCAATGGTCAATTTAACATCTCTTCATATTCTTTtttcttcaacaaatttcaatcttaaagataatgaatattaagTTGAACTATTATATGTTGGACCTTCTCCTTATTAATAACAATCTCtcattttttagaatgtatCAAGAGGTTGGTGATTTGGTTTTTGAGGCCAAACAGATTGACTCTTTCATTGTAACCAACCTTCTAGACTTCTATATTTTTCCttgtttttttgaattattttctttagaaaCCTTCTTTCCTTGATTTCATGcattattttcttcagaattttccAAAGTATTcgattattctttatttttgtcctatttttcttaatttaccTCTTCAACCATTTACTTGAGACATTCCATAACAAACTCATGTTTATCACTGtcatcaatttttatttatttattatttgtatttttgttctttttagAAATGTTTGACAAAATtgattaataagttttttttataacactTAATGTAAGCATTTTCTTAAATACATgggtttaaattttttataaaatcaaaataattaaggaaaaatagttgaattttttttattaatgtctTCTTCTCCATCTTATTTTCCTTATAAAccaaaagttattattataatatattttagacaAAATTTAATGAGCTGAACATCTTAACAACCTTCCAGACTCCAGACTctgtttagttattttattttcacattttatgacatttatttaaatttttgtagaAGTCAACCTTCCTTCCCCTCGAAATTGGGGTCACAGCAAAAAGCATTACAAATACACTTTGTCTCAAAATTAGTACACAGAGAACTTAATTAACATATGtttttatagtatatatatatatatatatatatatatatatatatatatatatatatatatatatatataatattttaataataaaatattagttatatattgatttaagaTTGTTTTGTGAAAATTAATTAAGCTGGtgattaaaatcaatttaaaatattatttggagGCCAATTTGATTTAATGTCAAAATTTAGTatcaactatttatttttttaactatttatttttttaacgtgAGATGttaagatgattttatttatttatttttgtattaaaatatgaaCTTCAACTTAATCAtgagtttattataaaaaataaattaaaaaaatgtaaaatctgaaatgaaaataaaatataaaagaaaaaaaatgaaatgatttaatttaaaaaaaatattagttaaattaatagAAGTAAGAATCTTATatgaatgtttaatttgaaaaagatattagttaattatatgttattattatttatatatatatataattattttaaatattaactattttttaaaatttatatatttaaatataaaattaattaaaaaataataggtaaataacactatataaaaataaatttagaaaataaattatattaatttatttggaaatgaatttaacctttttttttttataaaactcaaTGTTAGCATTTTCTTAAAtacatgtttaaattttttaccagatcaaaatagttaaagaaaaatagtcaaaaaaaaaaaaaaaaactatttttttttaatgtctttTTCCCACTCTTATTTTCCTCTATAAATCAAAAATTATTAGACAAAGCTTAATAAGCTGAACATCTTAACAACCTTTCGACCTAATGCCGTTTTGTATTTTTTCcccatattttataattttaattttaattttttttagaaatcaaCTCTCCTTCCTCTTCGAAATTGGGGTcactaaaaaaaacattacaaacaCTTATTTGTCTTAAAATTATTACACGGAGAACTTAATTAACATATGtttttatagtatatatatatataaacatatatatatatatataatatttcaataataaaatattagttttatattgatttaagattgttttgtcaaaattaattaaattaatgattaaaatcaatttaaaatattattttgagacCAATTTGATTTCATGTCAAAATTTAGTatcaactatttatttttttaatgtgagatgttaagatgattttatttatttatttatttatttttgtaggaAAGACATTAACTTTAACTTAATTAtgagtttattataaaaaaataaattaaaaaaatgtaaaatgtaaaatgaaaataaaatataaaagaaaaaatggaatgatttaattaaaaaaatatttgttaaatggATAGAAGTAAGAAtcttatataaatgtttaatttgaaaaaaagatattagttatatgttattattatatatatatatatatataattattttaaatattaattattttttaaaatttatatatttaaatataaaattaattaaaaattaataggtaaataacactatataaaaataaattatattaattaatttattttaataaataatatatatattttaatttataaatattagtttatttttttaatataaaattataaaattttattatcttaaatttaaaatat
It encodes the following:
- the LOC124923939 gene encoding cyclin-dependent kinase G-2-like codes for the protein MAAGRYGSYRDDQFKERESDFPVRKRDFSLSTSSEYDGSRHSQRGYINGRAPKRKMEDGVVRQKDIKERHQGYRSSSSRSDSGGHRSSSSSNSNGGGGDSSRQDGHPVVGVLDREPGELSSESGSDEATTTNSESQQVKTKEPPKRENHRSKPPLPVGRTNKRKFSPIVWDIDDKEVLNPLKKKSRAPPPPAIITFSLLPESIVQSPQHILDKAVDISPKRETTNSGYLSDNPQSVELLESRATAASMSPLNFPSSPVQEQRLGNYISKPLEEDDYVPTRNISASRWAGDANSPASPADEIEILQEEMCARRKMQFLESVTLNSHRKSLTPELREFEVGSEVDKTRPSGSVERRYHVRSFGRDDDHPDSDFHRNDYMDIDEGHVRSGISASESDTESDEMKRSKPTSEPHAPPQRMVDMLQGCRSVDEFERLNKIDEGTYGVVYRAKDKKTGEIVALKKVKMEKEREGFPLTSLREINILLSFHHPSIVDVKEVVVGSSLDSIFMVMEYMEHDLKALMETMKQPYSQSEVKCLMLQLLEGVKYLHDNWVLHRDLKTSNLLLNNKGDLKICDFGLARQYGIPLKPYTHLVVTLWYRAPELLLGTKQYSTAIDMWSLGCIMAELLSKEPLFNGKTEVDQIDKIFRSLGTPNDTIWPGFSKFPGVRANFVKHQYNLLRKKFPATSFTGSPVLSDAGFDLLNNLLTYDPEKRISAEAALNHEWFSEVPLPKSKEFMPTFPARHAQDRRLRRIMKIPDPLEEQRRKELQETELGTGGLFG